One stretch of Miscanthus floridulus cultivar M001 chromosome 18, ASM1932011v1, whole genome shotgun sequence DNA includes these proteins:
- the LOC136522197 gene encoding phosphoenolpyruvate phosphatase-like isoform X3 has protein sequence MRGWGLLVLSLHVLSCLVSGVASGRTSSYVRTEFPSTDIPLDSEWFAIPKGYNAPQQVHITQGDYDGKAIIVSWVTPEEPGPSEVFYGKEKQYDQKAEGTTTNYTFYDYKSGYIHHCLVDGLEYNTKYYYKIGSGDSAREFWFETPPAIDPDASYTFGIIGDLGQTFNSLSTLQHYEKTGGQTVLFVGDLSYADRYEHNDGIRWDSWGRFVESSTAYQPWIWNAGNHEIEYRPDLGETSTFKPYLHRYMTPYLASKSSSPMWYAVRRASAHIIVLSSYSPFGDVLDLLMMVANHRWAR, from the exons ATGAGGGGCTGGGGCTTGCTCGTGTTATCGCTACATGTTCTTTCATGCCTGGTTAGTGGTGTTGCCTCTGGTCGAACAAGCTCTTATGTGCGCACAGAGTTCCCATCTACAGATATACCTCTAGATAGTGAATGGTTTGCGATTCCAAAGGGATACAATGCTCCACAGCAG GTTCATATCACCCAAGGTGACTATGATGGAAAGGCAATTATTGTATCTTGGGTTACTCCAGAAGAACCTGGGCCAAGTGAAGTGTTTTATGGCAAGGAGAAGCAATATGACCAGAAAGCAGAAGGAACAACAACGAATTATACGTTTTACGATTACAAATCTGGATACATACACCATTGCCTTGTTGATGGCCTTGAG TATAACACTAAATATTATTACAAGATTGGAAGCGGAGATTCAGCTCGAGAATTCTGGTTTGAAACGCCTCCAGCAATTGATCCAGATGCATCATACACATTTGGCATCATAG GTGATCTGGGGCAAACATTTAATTCTCTCTCAACTCTTCAACACTATGAGAAAACTGGAGGTCAAACTGTTCTATTTGTTGGGGACTTGTCGTATGCTGATAGATATGAACATAATGATGGCATTCGTTGGGATTCTTGGGGTCGATTTGTTGAGAGCAGTACTGCATACCAGCCATGGATTTGGAATGCTGGAAACCATGAAATAGAGTACAGGCCTGATCTG GGAGAAACTTCTACATTCAAGCCATATCTGCATAGATATATGACTCCATATTTGGCATCAAAGAGCAGTTCTCCTATGTGGTATGCTGTCAGGCGTGCATCTGCTCATATCATCGTGTTGTCTAGCTACTCTCCATTTG gtgatgttctcgacctgttgatgatggtggctaaccaccggtgggctcggtga
- the LOC136522197 gene encoding phosphoenolpyruvate phosphatase-like isoform X2: MRGWGLLVLSLHVLSCLVSGVASGRTSSYVRTEFPSTDIPLDSEWFAIPKGYNAPQQVHITQGDYDGKAIIVSWVTPEEPGPSEVFYGKEKQYDQKAEGTTTNYTFYDYKSGYIHHCLVDGLEYNTKYYYKIGSGDSAREFWFETPPAIDPDASYTFGIIGDLGQTFNSLSTLQHYEKTGGQTVLFVGDLSYADRYEHNDGIRWDSWGRFVESSTAYQPWIWNAGNHEIEYRPDLGETSTFKPYLHRYMTPYLASKSSSPMWYAVRRASAHIIVLSSYSPFGTLDEPREGRDVGAKPEDSV; this comes from the exons ATGAGGGGCTGGGGCTTGCTCGTGTTATCGCTACATGTTCTTTCATGCCTGGTTAGTGGTGTTGCCTCTGGTCGAACAAGCTCTTATGTGCGCACAGAGTTCCCATCTACAGATATACCTCTAGATAGTGAATGGTTTGCGATTCCAAAGGGATACAATGCTCCACAGCAG GTTCATATCACCCAAGGTGACTATGATGGAAAGGCAATTATTGTATCTTGGGTTACTCCAGAAGAACCTGGGCCAAGTGAAGTGTTTTATGGCAAGGAGAAGCAATATGACCAGAAAGCAGAAGGAACAACAACGAATTATACGTTTTACGATTACAAATCTGGATACATACACCATTGCCTTGTTGATGGCCTTGAG TATAACACTAAATATTATTACAAGATTGGAAGCGGAGATTCAGCTCGAGAATTCTGGTTTGAAACGCCTCCAGCAATTGATCCAGATGCATCATACACATTTGGCATCATAG GTGATCTGGGGCAAACATTTAATTCTCTCTCAACTCTTCAACACTATGAGAAAACTGGAGGTCAAACTGTTCTATTTGTTGGGGACTTGTCGTATGCTGATAGATATGAACATAATGATGGCATTCGTTGGGATTCTTGGGGTCGATTTGTTGAGAGCAGTACTGCATACCAGCCATGGATTTGGAATGCTGGAAACCATGAAATAGAGTACAGGCCTGATCTG GGAGAAACTTCTACATTCAAGCCATATCTGCATAGATATATGACTCCATATTTGGCATCAAAGAGCAGTTCTCCTATGTGGTATGCTGTCAGGCGTGCATCTGCTCATATCATCGTGTTGTCTAGCTACTCTCCATTTG gtacgctagatgaaccacgtgaaggacgtgatgttggagccaaacccgaagacagtgtttga
- the LOC136522197 gene encoding phosphoenolpyruvate phosphatase-like isoform X1 — MRGWGLLVLSLHVLSCLVSGVASGRTSSYVRTEFPSTDIPLDSEWFAIPKGYNAPQQVHITQGDYDGKAIIVSWVTPEEPGPSEVFYGKEKQYDQKAEGTTTNYTFYDYKSGYIHHCLVDGLEYNTKYYYKIGSGDSAREFWFETPPAIDPDASYTFGIIGDLGQTFNSLSTLQHYEKTGGQTVLFVGDLSYADRYEHNDGIRWDSWGRFVESSTAYQPWIWNAGNHEIEYRPDLGETSTFKPYLHRYMTPYLASKSSSPMWYAVRRASAHIIVLSSYSPFVKYTPQWLWLKHEFKRVDREKTPWLIVLMHSPMYNSNEAHYMEGESMRAAFEKWFVKYKVCNTPGVCHQLSNGFELKHSMLSDDEDGKVKPMERSHHLNLDHAPLLTCCPFLKVCLSNAGCTHFMCLASISIYIDPWKSFVKFGIKKSHEMISYILIGMTLLSA, encoded by the exons ATGAGGGGCTGGGGCTTGCTCGTGTTATCGCTACATGTTCTTTCATGCCTGGTTAGTGGTGTTGCCTCTGGTCGAACAAGCTCTTATGTGCGCACAGAGTTCCCATCTACAGATATACCTCTAGATAGTGAATGGTTTGCGATTCCAAAGGGATACAATGCTCCACAGCAG GTTCATATCACCCAAGGTGACTATGATGGAAAGGCAATTATTGTATCTTGGGTTACTCCAGAAGAACCTGGGCCAAGTGAAGTGTTTTATGGCAAGGAGAAGCAATATGACCAGAAAGCAGAAGGAACAACAACGAATTATACGTTTTACGATTACAAATCTGGATACATACACCATTGCCTTGTTGATGGCCTTGAG TATAACACTAAATATTATTACAAGATTGGAAGCGGAGATTCAGCTCGAGAATTCTGGTTTGAAACGCCTCCAGCAATTGATCCAGATGCATCATACACATTTGGCATCATAG GTGATCTGGGGCAAACATTTAATTCTCTCTCAACTCTTCAACACTATGAGAAAACTGGAGGTCAAACTGTTCTATTTGTTGGGGACTTGTCGTATGCTGATAGATATGAACATAATGATGGCATTCGTTGGGATTCTTGGGGTCGATTTGTTGAGAGCAGTACTGCATACCAGCCATGGATTTGGAATGCTGGAAACCATGAAATAGAGTACAGGCCTGATCTG GGAGAAACTTCTACATTCAAGCCATATCTGCATAGATATATGACTCCATATTTGGCATCAAAGAGCAGTTCTCCTATGTGGTATGCTGTCAGGCGTGCATCTGCTCATATCATCGTGTTGTCTAGCTACTCTCCATTTG TAAAATACACTCCTCAATGGTTGTGGCTGAAGCATGAATTCAAGCGCGTGGACAGGGAAAAGACACCTTGGCTTATCGTTCTCATGCATTCTCCCATGTACAACAGCAATGAGGCACATTATATGGAGGGTGAGAGTATGAGGGCTGCTTTTGAGAAATGGTTTGTGAAGTACAAggtctgtaacaccccaggtgtttgccatcaattaagcaatgggtttgagctcaaacatagcatgttaagtgatgatgaagatggcaaggtcaaacctatggaaaggagccaccacttaaacttggaccatgcaccattgcttacatgctgccctttcttaAAGGTATGTttgagtaatgctggatgtactcatttcatgtgtctcgcatcaatatccatctatattgatccatggaaaagtttcgtgaagtttggaatcaaaaagtcacatgaaatgataagttatatccttattggaatgactttgctaagtgcttga
- the LOC136520309 gene encoding ER membrane protein complex subunit 7 homolog: MAASSLCHRHLLLFLLVAVASACLGTAAAHQAGSGEGYTIAGRVKIDGASVKGFGLPAKTSNTKVILNGGQRVTFARPDGYFAFHNVPAGTHLIEVSSIGYFFSPVRVDISARNPGYIQAALTETRRVLNELVLEPLKEEQYYEVREPFSVMSLLKSPMGLMVGFMVLMVFVMPKLMENIDPEEMKQAQEQMRNNPSSFSGMLSRAQG; this comes from the exons ATGGCCGCTTCCTCCCTCTGCCACCGGCACCTGCTCCTGTTTCTCCTCGTGGCCGTCGCGTCGGCCTGCCTCGGCACCGCGGCAGCGCATCAAGCCGG ATCTGGAGAGGGGTACACGATCGCCGGCCGCGTCAAGATTGATG GCGCGAGTGTGAAGGGCTTTGGTCTTCCAGCCAAGACATCAAACACAAAAGTGATACTTAATGGCGGACAGAGGGTTACATTTGCCAGGCCGGATGGTTACTTTGCATT CCACAATGTGCCAGCTGGAACTCATCTTATTGAGGTCTCCTCAATTGGTTACTTCTTTTCCCCA GTTCGAGTAGATATTAGTGCAAGGAATCCTGGTTATATTCAAGCAGCATTGACTGAAACCAGAAGAGTTCTAAATGAGCTTGTTCTGGAACCTCTGAAAGAAGAGCAGTACTATGAG GTTAGGGAGCCTTTCTCCGTCATGTCACTTTTGAAGAGCCCCATGGGGTTGATGGTTGGTTTTATGGTCTTAATGGTCTTCGTGATGCCCAAGCTGATGGAGAACATAG ATCCTGAGGAgatgaagcaagctcaagaacaaATGAGGAACAACCCCTCATCATTCTCTGGCATGCTATCCAGAGCGCAGGGCTAG
- the LOC136520308 gene encoding uncharacterized protein isoform X1 — translation MDTTAAISSTTSGVLGADSAPAICPFATINIKLHVPMTLELKPSNFTKWSTAFQATCGKFGLLHHLATTSTSRPTDEAWTQADFCVRGWMYSTVSDAVLNLAMTDNTQTASALWTAISAVFQANKAPRAIFLNHEFHSMTQGDLSIDAYCVRMKEKADELRDVGQPVSEPNLVLNLLRGLNEVYSTVADTIAGKQPLTFADARHQLLLKELRLHNEEKVRATTALLAAASSPGGNQRQQQGGNQQQQQGGRRPNTKKGGQQPFPNSYGGFSNTSGSTSTNKRVPWGFNPWTGDRVAPGERVTPPGQRRQGGLGAPGGPGAQAGRNQSILGPSPQAHTAFAPLQASSGGSNTSTSTWDAAGLIAALQNMQLQGNSPWVVDSGASTHMTSSDATLDTSSPVSFDFLLDDDMVSVPCPTVVAGGTLSSTPVEQPPSDVAASPSLPPGGRGHVPPPGPSVVPFPRVYVRRSRTTTTSEPAAAPAAPAAPDAPAPPTAPLPAPAASPAPPPPPPPRVTRTMTGAIPRVNYEGLAATTSSSPSPIPTNYRSALADANWRAAMMDEYQALVDNNTWQLVPRPPGANVVTGKWIFRHKFHADGSLARHKARWVVRGFSQREGVDYDETFSPVVKPATIRSVLSIAASRAWPIHQLDVKNAFLHGHVEETVYCQQPPGFVDPGAPDYVCRLQKSLYGLKQAPRAWYQRFATFIRQLGFVTSASDTSLFILREGTSLSYLLLYVDDIVLTASSSALLQRIMARLSSEFAMTDLGALHHFLGITVTRSSDGLFLSQ, via the exons atGGACACCACCGCAGCCATCTCCTCTACCACCAGCGGCGTCCTAGGGGCCGACTCTGCCCCCGCCATCTGCCCCTTCGCCACCATCAACATCAAGCTCCACGTCCCCATGACCCTTGAGTTGAAGCCCTCCAACTTCACCAAGTGGTCGACGGCGTTCCAGGCCACGTGTGGGAAATTCGGGCTGCTGCACCATctcgccaccacctccacctcgcGCCCCACCGACGAGGCCTGGACGCAGGCTGACTTCTGCGTCCGCGGATGGATGTACAGCACCGTCTCCGACGCCGTCCTCAACCTCGCCATGACCGACAACACGCAGACGGCGAGCGCCCTTTGGACGGCCATCAGCGCTGTGTTCCAGGCGAACAAAGCTCCTCGCGCCATCTTCCTGAATCACGAATTCCACTCGATGACTCAGGGGGACCTGTCCATTGACGCCTACTGCGttcgcatgaaggagaaggccgacgaACTGCGCGACGTCGGGCAGCCCGTATCTGAGCCCAACCTCGTCCTCAATCTGCTGCGCGGGCTCAACGAGGTCTACTCCACCGTCGCCGACACCATCGCCGGAAAGCAGCCCCTCACCTTCGCCGACGCCCGGCACCAGCTCCTTCTCAAAGAACTGCGTCTGCACAACGAGGAGAAAGTGCGCGCCACCACCGCCCTCctggctgctgcctcctctccTGGTGGtaaccagcggcagcagcagggcGGTaaccaacagcagcagcagggcgGCAGGCGGCCTAACACCAAGAAGGGCGGCCAGCAGCCCTTCCCAAACTCCTACGGCGGCTTCTCCAACACCTCcggcagcaccagcaccaacaaaCGCGTTCCCTGGGGCTTCAATCCCTGGACCGGCGACCGTGTGGCCCCTGGAGAGCGCGTCACCCCTCCTGGACAGCGCCGCCAAGGAGGTCTTGGCGCCCCTGGAGGTCCTGGTGCCCAGGCTGGGCGCAACCAGAGCATCCTCGGGCCTTCCCCGCAGGCCCACACCGCCTTCGCTCCGCTCCAGGCGTCCTCCGGCGGCTCCAACACCTCCACCAGCACCTGGGATGCAGCCGGCCTCATTGCTGCTCTGCAGAACATGCAACTGCAGGGCAACTCGCCCTGGGTCGTTGACTCCGGCGCCTCCACGCACATGACGTCCTCGGATG CCACCTTAgacacctcctcccccgtttccTTCGACTTCCTCCTTGACGACGATATGGTTTCGGTGCCTTGCCCTACTGTTGTTGCAGGTGGGACTCTCTCCTCGACGCCTGTGGAGCAGCCGCCGTCAGACGTTGCGGCATCGCCTTCTTTGCCACCGGGCGGGCGTGGTCACGTGCCCCCGCCTGGACCCAGCGTGGTTCCCTTCCCACGGGTCTACGTCCGCCGCTCCCGTACGACGACTACGTCCGAGCCGGCCGCTGCCCCAGCAGCCCCTGCGGCTCCTGACGCCCCGGCACCACCTACGGCGCCCTTACCAGCACCGGCGGCATCTCctgctccgccaccgccaccgccgccgcgtgTCACCCGCACCATGACGGGTGCCATCCCTCGCGTCAACTATGAGGGGCTGGCGGCCACAACGTCATCCTCCCCATCACCGATTCCGACGAACTACCGCAGCGCGCTGGCCGACGCCAACTGGCGTGCCGCGATGATGGATGAGTACCAGGCCCTCGTCGACAACAACACCTGGCAGCTCGTTCCGCGGCCCCCCGGCGCCAACGTCGTGACGGGGAAGTGGATCTTCCGGCACAAGTTCCATGCCGATGGGTCCCTCGCCCGCCACAAGGCTCGCTGGGTTGTCCGAGGCTTCTCCCAGCGTGAGGGCGTCGACTACGACGAGACCTTCAGCCCGGTTGTCAAACCGGCCACCATTCGGTCTGTACTTAGCATCGCCGCGTCCCGCGCCTGGCCGATTCATCAGCTGGACGTGAAGAACGCCTTTCTTCACGGCCACGTCGAGGAGACCGTCTACTGCCAGCAGCCGCCAGGATTTGTCGACCCTGGCGCCCCAGACTACGTCTGCCGTCTGCAGAAGTCCTTGTATGGACTGAAGCAGGCTCCGCGGGCCTGGTACCAGCGCTTCGCCACCTTCATCCGGCAGCTCGGCTTCGTCACCTCCGCCTCCGACACGTCCCTTTTCATTCTACGAGAGGGGACGAGCCTCTCCTACCTACTActgtacgtcgacgacatcgttcTCACCGCCTCGTCCTCGGCTCTTCTTCAGCGCATTATGGCTCGGCTGAGCTCCGAGTTCGCCATGACGGATCTTGGcgccctccaccacttcctcggcaTCACTGTCACACGCTCCTCAGATGGCCTCTTCCTCTCCCAGTGA
- the LOC136520308 gene encoding uncharacterized protein isoform X2 — MDTTAAISSTTSGVLGADSAPAICPFATINIKLHVPMTLELKPSNFTKWSTAFQATCGKFGLLHHLATTSTSRPTDEAWTQADFCVRGWMYSTVSDAVLNLAMTDNTQTASALWTAISAVFQANKAPRAIFLNHEFHSMTQGDLSIDAYCVRMKEKADELRDVGQPVSEPNLVLNLLRGLNEVYSTVADTIAGKQPLTFADARHQLLLKELRLHNEEKVRATTALLAAASSPGGNQRQQQGGNQQQQQGGRRPNTKKGGQQPFPNSYGGFSNTSGSTSTNKRVPWGFNPWTGDRVAPGERVTPPGQRRQGGLGAPGGPGAQAGRNQSILGPSPQAHTAFAPLQASSGGSNTSTSTWDAAGLIAALQNMQLQGNSPWVVDSGASTHMTSSDGSQDGTHDSPL; from the exons atGGACACCACCGCAGCCATCTCCTCTACCACCAGCGGCGTCCTAGGGGCCGACTCTGCCCCCGCCATCTGCCCCTTCGCCACCATCAACATCAAGCTCCACGTCCCCATGACCCTTGAGTTGAAGCCCTCCAACTTCACCAAGTGGTCGACGGCGTTCCAGGCCACGTGTGGGAAATTCGGGCTGCTGCACCATctcgccaccacctccacctcgcGCCCCACCGACGAGGCCTGGACGCAGGCTGACTTCTGCGTCCGCGGATGGATGTACAGCACCGTCTCCGACGCCGTCCTCAACCTCGCCATGACCGACAACACGCAGACGGCGAGCGCCCTTTGGACGGCCATCAGCGCTGTGTTCCAGGCGAACAAAGCTCCTCGCGCCATCTTCCTGAATCACGAATTCCACTCGATGACTCAGGGGGACCTGTCCATTGACGCCTACTGCGttcgcatgaaggagaaggccgacgaACTGCGCGACGTCGGGCAGCCCGTATCTGAGCCCAACCTCGTCCTCAATCTGCTGCGCGGGCTCAACGAGGTCTACTCCACCGTCGCCGACACCATCGCCGGAAAGCAGCCCCTCACCTTCGCCGACGCCCGGCACCAGCTCCTTCTCAAAGAACTGCGTCTGCACAACGAGGAGAAAGTGCGCGCCACCACCGCCCTCctggctgctgcctcctctccTGGTGGtaaccagcggcagcagcagggcGGTaaccaacagcagcagcagggcgGCAGGCGGCCTAACACCAAGAAGGGCGGCCAGCAGCCCTTCCCAAACTCCTACGGCGGCTTCTCCAACACCTCcggcagcaccagcaccaacaaaCGCGTTCCCTGGGGCTTCAATCCCTGGACCGGCGACCGTGTGGCCCCTGGAGAGCGCGTCACCCCTCCTGGACAGCGCCGCCAAGGAGGTCTTGGCGCCCCTGGAGGTCCTGGTGCCCAGGCTGGGCGCAACCAGAGCATCCTCGGGCCTTCCCCGCAGGCCCACACCGCCTTCGCTCCGCTCCAGGCGTCCTCCGGCGGCTCCAACACCTCCACCAGCACCTGGGATGCAGCCGGCCTCATTGCTGCTCTGCAGAACATGCAACTGCAGGGCAACTCGCCCTGGGTCGTTGACTCCGGCGCCTCCACGCACATGACGTCCTCGGATG GATCTCAGGACGGGACGCATGATTCTCCGCTGTAA